A genomic region of Zea mays cultivar B73 chromosome 6, Zm-B73-REFERENCE-NAM-5.0, whole genome shotgun sequence contains the following coding sequences:
- the LOC542305 gene encoding cyclin 3 produces MENLRSQNCHQGVAMEGVKFAPEKANTNRRALSDIKNIIGGPHQHLAVSKRALSEKPAAAAAANAKDQAGFVGHRPVTRKFAATLATQPTVALLDPIGSERLKRNADTAFHTPADMESTKMTDDSPLPMVSEMDEMMSPELKEIEMEDIEEAAPDIDSGDAGNSLAVADYVDEIYRFYRKTEGASCVPTNYMSSQTDINEKMRGILIDWLIEVHYKLELLEETLFLTVNIIDRFLARENVVRKKLQLAGVTAMLLACKYEEVSVPVVEDLILICDRAYTRADILEMERRIVNTLNFNMSVPTPYCFMRRFLKAAQSEKKLELLSFFMIELSLVEYEMLQFCPSMLAAAAIYTAQCTINGFKSWNKCCELHTKYSEEHLMVCSRMMVELHQRAAHGKLTGVHRKYNTSRYSYAAKSEPATFLLDA; encoded by the exons ATGGAGAATCTGAGATCTCAAAACTGCCACCAAGGTGTTGCCATGGAGGGAGTCAAGTTTGCGCCGGAGAAGGCCAACACCAACCGGAGAGCCCTCAGCGACATCAAGAACATAATAGGAGGCCCACACCAGCACTTGGCGGTCAGCAAGAGGGCTCTGTCAGA AAaaccagctgctgctgctgctgcaaatGCTAAAGATCAAGCTGGCTTTGTTGGACACCGTCCAGTCACCAG GAAATTCGCTGCAACATTGGCAACCCAACCTACAGTTGCCCTTCTG GACCCAATTGGAAGTGAAAGACTGAAAAGAAACGCTGATACGGCATTTCACACACCTGCAGATATGGAAAGCACAAAAATGACAGATGACAGTCCCTTGCCTATGGTGTCGGAGATGGATGAAATG ATGAGTCCTGAACTGAAAGAGATCGAGATGGAAGATATTGAGGAGGCAGCACCTGATATTGACAGTGGTGATGCAGGAAATTCTCTGGCTGTGGCTGACTATGTAGATGAAATTTACAGATTTTACAGGAAAACTGAG GGTGCAAGCTGCGTCCCTACAAATTATATGTCAAGCCAAACTGATATAAATGAGAAGATGCGTGGCATTCTAATTGACTGGCTCATAGAG GTACACTACAAACTagagctgttggaggagaccctTTTCCTAACCGTGAACATCATAGACAGATTCTTGGCACGTGAAAATGTGGTGCGGAAGAAGCTTCAGTTAGCTGGTGTAACTGCTATGTTGCTCGCGTGCAAGTATGAAGAAGTGAGCGTACCTGTGGTCGAGGATCTGATCTTGATCTGTGATCGTGCATACACAAGGGCTGACATTCTTGAGATG GAGAGGAGGATAGTGAACACACTTAATTTCAATATGTCGGTGCCGACTCCATACTGTTTCATGAGAAGGTTTCTAAAGGCAGCACAATCAGAGAAGAAG CTCGAACTCCTGTCTTTCTTCATGATCGAGTTGAGTCTTGTCGAATATGAGATGCTCCAGTTCTGCCCGTCTATGCTAGCAGCCGCTGCCATCTACACCGCTCAATGCACCATAAATGGGTTCAAGTCCTGGAACAAATGCTGTGAGCTGCACACAAAATATTCAGAAGAACATCTAAT GGTTTGCTCTAGGATGATGGTTGAACTGCACCAAAGAGCAGCTCATGGGAAACTTACAGGGGTCCATAGAAAGTACAACACTTCTAGATATAGCTATGCTGCGAAATCGGAACCCGCAACTTTCTTGCTGGATGCCTGA
- the LOC100502274 gene encoding protein LAZ1 isoform X1, with translation MAVELAKQLLAVIGSYTPPLWATLIAGVFVIISVSLSLYLLFNHLSAYKNPEEQKFLVGVILMVPCYAVESYISLVNPSISVDIEIMRDGYEAFAMYCFGRYLVACLGGEDRTIEFLNREGGSGSAAPLLGQASEQRYVNHPFPMNYVLKPWPLGEWFYLVIKFGLVQYMIIKSICAILAVILESFGVYCEGEFKLNCGYSYTAVVLNFSQSWALYCLVQFYTVIKDELAHIKPLAKFLTFKSIVFLTWWQGIAIALLFNWGLLRGPIAQELQFKSSIQDFIICIEMGVAAVAHLYVFPAKPYELIGDRLVGDVSVLGDYASVDCPLDPDEVKDSERPTKFRLPQPDDHVRCSTAIKESVRDVVLGGGEYIVNDLKFTVNHAVEPINEKLHMISENIKKREKGKKKTNDDSCIGSPTSLTRVISGIDDPLLNGSLSDNSGPKKARRQHRKSGYAGAESGGESSDHGLGGFEIRGNRWITS, from the exons ATGGCGGTGGAGTTGGCCAAGCAATTGCTTGCGGTTATTGGAAGCTATACACCACCTCTCTGGGCTACCCTCATCGCCGGGGTTTTTGTTATCATCTCCGTCTCGCTGTCCCTGTACTTGCTGTTCAATCATCTGTCAGCCTACAAAAACCCAGAG GAACAGAAGTTTCTTGTCGGCGTCATTCTCATGGTGCCGTGCTATGCAGTCGAGTCG TACATATCACTGGTAAATCCATCAATAAGTGTTGATATCGAAATCATGCGAGATGGCTATGAGGCATTTGCTATGTACTGTTTTGGGCGCTATCTAGTTGCTTGCTTAG GTGGTGAAGATAGGACAATTGAATTTTTGAATAGGGAAGGTGGTTCAGGTTCTGCTGCACCACTTTTAGGACAAGCATCTGAACAACGATACGTAAACCATCCTTTTCCAATGAACTACGTGCTTAAACCGTGGCCGCTAGGCGAATGGTTCTACTTGGTCATCAAATTTGGGCTAGTTCAGTAT ATGATAATAAAATCAATATGTGCTATTCTTGCGGTGATTCTTGAATCCTTTGGAGTGTATTGTGAAGGAGAGTTTAAGTTGAACTGTGG GTACTCTTACACGGCCGTGGTTCTCAATTTCAGTCAGTCATGGGCCTTATACTGTCTCGTCCAGTTCTACACCGTGATAAAGGATGAGTTAGCTCATATAAAGCCTCTTGCGAAGTTTCTGACATTCAAGTCCATTGTGTTCTTAACATGGTGGCAAGGTATAGCAATCGCATTGCTCTTCAACTGGGGTTTGTTGAGAGGTCCTATCGCTCAAGAACTGCAGTTCAAGTCAAGTATCCAAGACTTCATTATCTGCATAGAG ATGGGTGTTGCTGCCGTTGCCCACCTGTATGTCTTCCCTGCGAAGCCGTACGAGCTGATCGGTGATCGTCTTGTTGGAGATGTTTCTGTTCTTGGAGACTACGCTTCTGTCGACTGCCCTCTAGATCCAGACGAGGTCAAGGATAGCGAGCGCCCAACCAAGTTCAGGCTTCCCCAGCCAGATGATCATGTCCGGTGTTCCACTGCCATAAAAGAAAGCGTTCGCGATGTCGTACTTGGAGGCGGTGAATAT ATCGTGAATGACTTGAAGTTCACTGTGAACCACGCGGTGGAACCCATCAATGAGAAGCTGCACATGATATCCGAGAACATAAAAAAGCGCGAGAAGGGAAAGAAGAAAACAAATGACGATAGCTGCATCGGTTCACCCACATCCTTGACCAGGGTCATCAGTGGGATTGATGATCCCCTCCTGAACGGGAGCCTGAGTGACAACAGTGGCCCAAAGAAAGCGCGAAGGCAGCACAGGAAATCAGGCTATGCAGGCGCGGAGAGCGGCGGAGAGAGCAGCGACCATGGCCTAGGTGGGTTTGAGATCCGAGGGAACAGATGGATTACTAGCTAG
- the LOC100502274 gene encoding protein LAZ1 isoform X2 — protein MRDGYEAFAMYCFGRYLVACLGGEDRTIEFLNREGGSGSAAPLLGQASEQRYVNHPFPMNYVLKPWPLGEWFYLVIKFGLVQYMIIKSICAILAVILESFGVYCEGEFKLNCGYSYTAVVLNFSQSWALYCLVQFYTVIKDELAHIKPLAKFLTFKSIVFLTWWQGIAIALLFNWGLLRGPIAQELQFKSSIQDFIICIEMGVAAVAHLYVFPAKPYELIGDRLVGDVSVLGDYASVDCPLDPDEVKDSERPTKFRLPQPDDHVRCSTAIKESVRDVVLGGGEYIVNDLKFTVNHAVEPINEKLHMISENIKKREKGKKKTNDDSCIGSPTSLTRVISGIDDPLLNGSLSDNSGPKKARRQHRKSGYAGAESGGESSDHGLGGFEIRGNRWITS, from the exons ATGCGAGATGGCTATGAGGCATTTGCTATGTACTGTTTTGGGCGCTATCTAGTTGCTTGCTTAG GTGGTGAAGATAGGACAATTGAATTTTTGAATAGGGAAGGTGGTTCAGGTTCTGCTGCACCACTTTTAGGACAAGCATCTGAACAACGATACGTAAACCATCCTTTTCCAATGAACTACGTGCTTAAACCGTGGCCGCTAGGCGAATGGTTCTACTTGGTCATCAAATTTGGGCTAGTTCAGTAT ATGATAATAAAATCAATATGTGCTATTCTTGCGGTGATTCTTGAATCCTTTGGAGTGTATTGTGAAGGAGAGTTTAAGTTGAACTGTGG GTACTCTTACACGGCCGTGGTTCTCAATTTCAGTCAGTCATGGGCCTTATACTGTCTCGTCCAGTTCTACACCGTGATAAAGGATGAGTTAGCTCATATAAAGCCTCTTGCGAAGTTTCTGACATTCAAGTCCATTGTGTTCTTAACATGGTGGCAAGGTATAGCAATCGCATTGCTCTTCAACTGGGGTTTGTTGAGAGGTCCTATCGCTCAAGAACTGCAGTTCAAGTCAAGTATCCAAGACTTCATTATCTGCATAGAG ATGGGTGTTGCTGCCGTTGCCCACCTGTATGTCTTCCCTGCGAAGCCGTACGAGCTGATCGGTGATCGTCTTGTTGGAGATGTTTCTGTTCTTGGAGACTACGCTTCTGTCGACTGCCCTCTAGATCCAGACGAGGTCAAGGATAGCGAGCGCCCAACCAAGTTCAGGCTTCCCCAGCCAGATGATCATGTCCGGTGTTCCACTGCCATAAAAGAAAGCGTTCGCGATGTCGTACTTGGAGGCGGTGAATAT ATCGTGAATGACTTGAAGTTCACTGTGAACCACGCGGTGGAACCCATCAATGAGAAGCTGCACATGATATCCGAGAACATAAAAAAGCGCGAGAAGGGAAAGAAGAAAACAAATGACGATAGCTGCATCGGTTCACCCACATCCTTGACCAGGGTCATCAGTGGGATTGATGATCCCCTCCTGAACGGGAGCCTGAGTGACAACAGTGGCCCAAAGAAAGCGCGAAGGCAGCACAGGAAATCAGGCTATGCAGGCGCGGAGAGCGGCGGAGAGAGCAGCGACCATGGCCTAGGTGGGTTTGAGATCCGAGGGAACAGATGGATTACTAGCTAG